The following are encoded together in the Bombus affinis isolate iyBomAffi1 chromosome 6, iyBomAffi1.2, whole genome shotgun sequence genome:
- the LOC126917227 gene encoding WD repeat-containing protein 81 isoform X2: MDVMTKELLVPTKYIKVIDGRICLTIHKNWLTSLVNTGPISFINHERLSEDEIAAYPTLEDLGPDWIRIYVRIYEKQHKYAVPLPRGRNINGNTHSDLTYSQLMHYVAETNYRNLWKECYKKYYSPWNCIEHKEQYNITANVSDIWIMQEVLQKMYGCTLVQIQNGSVVSVLSGTPTEIHCNLLPILFAIETTSAFLTLHEQTAEYSLRECVMYSPAALSMSHGKPLFLIYQLLQLSRDLHDRGLVLGEITLSDILLMDNFTIQVLPKVNDNIYIKPENEHFKVSTSQEIKVKNFNGCKKNLDTISSNSIAQENFKFGINANIEKLCEMWVYNCISNYDYLTALNNLAGRRYGDPSCHHVMPWVTDFTSRCGGNWRDLTKSKFRLNKGDRQLDLTFDSQSTEVGHHVSDVLSEITYYVYLSRRYNKSVLCKYVRSQWVPGEYPASIQRLHDWSPDECIPQFFTDPRVFKSIHEDLPDLEIPGWATSPEDFIERHREALESFHVSERLHHWIDLTFGYKLSGSAAVKSKNVCLQLVDNHTTLTNSGIVQLFTQPHPQKIIPSPYWCKIPPRLRSSFSVNKYKSDQSGNRTSDDEGHSSGFEEEELPTSIINTSRSSPLVLSRLLSRSRGSLLTTEDNAKQDKSTSQTIILPKDYNPVTAILHVETMHAFMNKVSSQVYKPQFELHESSTNYKQIVASGRIKEQQILGCLILEIFLSNKFRATWNVEKVSFVKRLATCLNILKMSADSLPKCVRNAVALLLQVDIIPNSYDIDNIEVTDMPFRYPTITHMGLPPPSAHQFLQPILSGSLFPFSKYYKYLFNIVEMLQEYNNLVRELNFIMKSEEDTDFICKTKTKFLCKISECKVKAIARELEHVLFHTGVAREAYLELIMPHIQQVMEEPYSAVLAAWHLFDPIAKALGPRDTAQTFLLSIMKLYENGSFIDNFAHADILPSGLIAKLKTTRLYHRNFLLKLMVRLGLRRFLENFIAPLVEAVGGYRDYVQGSSTYIHKTGNLKSCDLSGICNDGEGILSPLDEDFSADSEHNITLSPVPITSDYARDINSADNEVEEVFTMETEESSWISLHSGATYDIDLNVDLSLNLNDDVNEEGSKISPLKSVKSPTIPIPKISNSSSKSLTEFSNIGCHVGSKTSNDEFTYGGFGHPTNTSEETYTIGVEEQNSAILKMDDNKSSTVEHENIQLDHTYQKSTSNECTTSEMSAESIIWLSHRLGPVLTARYLSRNLLRMLTLCYTGKENLTITDDTSLFIEGIPWNKKVLLGDHNANKVLECLAAIAGLYGEQIIVLQYFAHMVELLALCKRKLTQNLEGGLISCLTLLNHITPYLSDAVLMDILHEPIVKAILYPTVRILSSTRFTFPNGIIARSIMTEKCLETLFMFSLRLGSVITRNHLAVPIQRFFLAFDKSFNQDVTENVKDEIHQKTISEHFISVKTLNEDNRDILGPQTNFNQDVADSYSPPVVENIDASDSQKNKALEELKAVFTAEFAHKTYMLFYKCIDSEVMEQILKNHEHIRNLCHKYEQETKTTFNTGNTEIKNKDAVNFENISIVGNRFAVQTNDVGDYVTSENIISNREANCSLSNGRQLRGNWLAYWEHEIGRSEKDTAFNIKQIKLQTFSGHTNSIRCLYVLDNENSFMSGGRDKTVKLWSLRSQGDGNTVTSCQYTYTGHKKSILALTFLESLRYVVTCDGTIHCWDPFMGSLLGCPESSRPVPVNTLAASPPPCTTLLVGTTDITLRVIDCRTFQYVNEMKVSVNPTGLIRCIAVAPSGYWVALGQASGFLTILDIRTGLIIASWKGHECEILQLEAINETTLISSSLDETIAVWSALDGKLKFHMKGSTEPVHCMTTYEQELIIGTTANRIGVYTSIETTASFSSSKLKSDTFKGLLTTMAVLPLNRLLLLGADNGGITLIC; the protein is encoded by the exons ATGGATGTAATGACAAAAGAGTTGCTTGTACccacaaaatatataaaagtaatagATGGTAGAATTTGTTTAACCATCCATAAAAATTGGCTAACCAGTTTAGTTAATACAGGTCCAATCTCTTTTATTAATCACGAACGATTAAGTGAAGATGAAATTGCAGCTTATCCTACACTTGAAGATCTGGGTCCAGATTGGATAAGAATATATGTTAGA ATTTATGAAAAACAGCATAAATATGCTGTTCCACTCCCAAGAGGAAGGAATATAAATGGAAATACTCATTCAGATCTAACATATTCACAATTAATGCACTATGTTGCAGAAACTAATTATCGAAATTTGTGGAAAGAATGTTATAAAAAGTATTACA GTCCATGGAATTGCATAGAACATAAAGAACAATACAATATAACTGCTAATGTAAGTGATATATGGATTATGCAAGAAGTATTGCAAAAAATGTATGGTTGTACTTTAGTACAAATACAAAATGGATCAGTGGTATCTGTGTTGTCGGGTACACCAACCGAAATACATTGCAATCTTCTTCCAATATTGTTTGCTATTGAAACTACATCTGCCTTCCTAACATTACATGAGCAAACTGCAGAATATTCTCTCCGTGA GTGTGTAATGTACAGTCCTGCTGCTTTAAGTATGAGTCACGGAAAACCATTGTTTTTAATATATCAACTATTACAATTATCTAGAGATTTACATGATCGGGGTTTAGTATTAGGTGAAATTACCCTTAGTGATATATTACTTATGGATAATTTTACTATTCAG GTGTTACCAAAAGTAAatgacaatatatatataaaacctgAAAATGAACATTTCAAAGTTTCTACTAGTCAGgaaattaaagtaaaaaattttaatGGCTGTAAAAAGAATTTAGATACAATTTCATCAAATTCTATAGCGcaagaaaattttaaatttggaataaatgcaaatattgaaaaattgtgTGAAATGTGGGTGTATAATTGTATTAGTAATTACGATTATTTAACTGCATTGAATAATTTGGCTGGTAGAAGATACGGTGACCCAAGTTGTCATCATGTAATGCCTTGGGTCACAGATTTTACATCAAGATGTGGTGGTAATTGGAGAGATTTGACAAAATCTAAATTTCGATTGAACAAAGGTGACAGACAATTAGATTTAACATTTGATTCACAATCAACTGAA GTGGGGCATCATGTATCAGATGTATTATCAGAAATCACATACTACGTTTATCTTTCTCGTCGCTATAATAAATCTGTCCTTTGTAAATATGTACGATCACAATGGGTGCCAGGTGAATATCCTGCCTCGATACAAAGGTTACATGATTGGAGTCCAGATGAATGTATACCACAATTTTTTACTGATCCTAGAGTTTTTAAG tcCATTCATGAAGATTTGCCAGATTTAGAAATTCCTGGATGGGCAACATCTCCAGAAGATTTTATTGAAAGACATAGAGAAGCTTTAGAAAGTTTTCATGTTTCTGAAAGATTACATCACTGGATAGATCTAACTTTTGGTTATAA ATTGTCCGGTTCAGCAGCAGTAAAATCTAAAAACGTCTGTTTGCAACTTGTTGACAACCATACTACTTTAACTAACTCTGGAATTGTTCAACTTTTTACACAACCACATCCTCAGAAAATCATTCCTTCACCTTATTGGTGTAAGATTCCACCCCGACTACGCTCATCTTTCTCAGTCAATAAGTATA AAAGTGATCAATCTGGGAATAGAACTAGTGATGATGAAGGTCATAGTTCTGGATTTGAAGAAGAAGAATTACCAACATCAATTATAAATACATCGAGATCGTCTCCTTTGGTCTTAAGTCGATTATTAAGTCGTTCTCGAGGTTCTTTACTCACTACTGAAGACAATGCTAAACAAGATAAATCTACAAGTCAGACAATAATTCTTCCAAAAGATTATAACCCTGTTACAGCTATTTTGCATGTGGAAACTATGCATGCATTTATGAATAAAGTAAGCTCTCAAGTTTATAAACCACAATTTGAATTACATGAGTCATCCACAAATTACAAACAAATTGTGGCTAGTGGACGTATTAAGGAACAACAAATTCTCGGTTGTTTaattttggaaatatttttgtCTAATAAATTTCGAGCAACATGGAATGTTGAAAAAGTATCATTTGTAAAAAGACTTGCTACATGCTTAAACATCTTGAAAATGTCGGCTGATAGTCTACCTAAATGTGTAAGAAATGCTGTTGCTTTATTGCTTCAAGTTGATATTATACCAAATAGTTACGATATTGATAACATTGAA GTAACTGATATGCCTTTTCGTTACCCAACTATTACACACATGGGTCTACCTCCACCATCTGCACATCAGTTTTTACAACCAATACTTTCTGGAAGTTTATTTCCATTTTCCAAGTATTATAAATATCTGTTTAATATCGTAGAAATGTTAcaagaatataataatttagttcgtgaattaaattttataatgaaGTCTGAAGAAGATACAGATTTTATATGTAAGACAAAAACAAAATTCCTTTGTAAGATCAGTGAATGTAAAGTTAAAGCAATTGCAAGAGAATTAGAACATGTATTGTTCCATACTGGAGTTGCAAGGGAAGCATATTTAGAGCTAATAATGCCTCATATACAGCAAGTAATGGAAGAACCTTATAGTGCTGTTTTGGCTGCATGGCATTTATTTGATCCTATTGCTAA AGCATTAGGTCCTCGAGATACTGCACAAACATTCCTTTTATCCATTATGAAATTATATGAAAATGGTTCCTTTATAGATAATTTTGCTCATGCTGATATTCTCCCTTCAGGATTAATAGCAAAATTGAAAACTACGCGTTTATATCATAGAAATTTCTTGCTTAAGCTTATGGTAAGATTGGGTCTACGAcgatttttagaaaattttattgcACCTCTTGTGGAAGCAGTTGGAGGCTATAGAGATTATGTGCAAGGATCTTCAACATATATTCATAAAACTGGCAATCTCAA GAGTTGTGATTTAAGTGGGATATGTAATGATGGAGAAGGAATTTTATCTCCTTTAGATGAGGATTTTTCTGCAGATTCAGAACATAATATTACTTTATCACCTGTACCTATAACTAGTGACTATGCACGTGATATAAATTCGGCTGACAATGAGGTCGAGG AAGTATTTACAATGGAAACAGAAGAAAGTTCTTGGATATCTCTACATTCTGGTGCAACATATGATATTGATCTAAATGTTGATTTGAGTTTGAATCTAAATGATGATGTAAATGAAGAGGGAAGTAAAATTTCGCCACTGAAATCTGTTAAATCGCCAACAATTCCTATACCAAAAATATCTAATTCTTCGAGTAAATCTCTGACAGAGTTTAGTAATATTGGTTGTCATGTTGGAAGTAAGACTTCTAATGATGAATTTACTTATGGTGGATTTGGCCACCCTACTAATACTTCTGAGGAGACATATACTATAGGAGTTGAAGAACAAAattctgcaatattaaaaatggACGATAATAAATCTAGCACTGTAGAACATGAAAATATCCAATTGGATCACACTTATCAAAAATCTACATCAAATGAATGCACAACCTCTGAAATGAGTGCTGAATCTATTATCTGGTTGTCTCATCGACTTGGTCCTGTGCTTACTGCCCGATATTTATCACGAAATTTATTGAGAATGCTTACATTATGTTACACTGGGAAAGAGAACTTAACAATAACCGATGATACTTCCTTGTTTATTGAAGGTATTCCCTGGAATAAGAAAGTTTTACTTGGTGATCATAATGCTAATAAAGTTTTGGAATGCCTTGCAGCTATTGCAG gtTTATATGGAGAACAAattatagtattgcaatattttGCACACATGGTAGAACTTCTAGCGCTTTGTAAAAGAAAATTGACACAAAATTTAGAAGGGGGACTTATTTCATGTTTAACCCTTTTAAACCATATTACGCCATATCTTAGTGATGCAGTGCTGATGGATATACTTCAT GAACCAATCGTGAAAGCAATACTGTATCCTACAGTTCGTATATTATCATCTACAAGATTCACTTTTCCCAATGGTATAATCGCACGTTCGATAATGACAGAAAAATGTTTAGAAACTTTATTTATGTTTAGTTTACGATTGGGTAGTGTCATTACAAGAAATCATTTAGCTGTACCTATTCAACGTTTTTTTTTAGCATTTGATAAATCATTTAATCAAGATGTTACAGAAAATGTTAAGGATGAGATTCACCAAAAAACAATAAGTGAGCACTTTATAAG tGTAAAGACTTTAAATGAAGATAATAGAGATATTCTGGGACCTcaaacaaattttaatcaaGATGTTGCTGATTCTTATTCTCCCCCAGTTGTAGAAAATATAGATGCCTCTGATTCTCAAAAGAATAAG GCACTTGAGGAACTAAAAGCTGTATTTACAGCAGAATTTGCTCATAAAACATATATGCTCTTTTATAAATGTATTGATAGTGAAGTAATGGAACAAATACTTAAAAATCACGAACATATACGCAATTTATGTCATAAATATGAGCAAGAAACAAAAACGACTTTTAACACTG GAAATacggaaataaaaaataaagatgcagttaattttgaaaatatatcaATTGTGGGAAATAGGTTTGCTGTGCAAACGAATGACGTTGGGGATTATGTTACTTCAGAAAACATAATATCTAATCGTGAAGCAAATTGTTCTTTATCAAATGGAAGACAGTTACGAGGAAATTGGTTAGCATATTGGGAACATGAAATTGGAAGATCAGAAAAAGATACAGcatttaatataaaacaaataaaactcCAAACTTTTAGCGGTCATACTAATAGTATTAGATGCCTATATGTGTTAGATAATGAGAATAGTTTTATGAGTGGAGGAAGAGATAAGACTGTAAAATTATGGAGTTTAAGAAGTCAG GGGGATGGAAACACTGTCACATCTTGTCAGTATACTTATACTGGACATAAAAAGTCGATCCTTGCCCTTACATTCCTAGAATCTTTACGATATGTAGTTACCTGTGATGGCACAATTCATTGTTGGGATCCTTTTATGGGTTCCCTTCTTGGATGTCCAGAAAGCTCACGTCCAGTTCCTGTAAATACACTAGCTGCAAGTCCTCCCCCATGTACAACTTTACTTGTGGGTACAACTGATATTACTCTGAGAGTTATTGATTGTAGAACATTTCAGTATGTAAATGAAATGAAA GTATCTGTAAATCCAACAGGTTTGATTCGATGTATTGCAGTAGCACCTAGTGGTTATTGGGTAGCATTGGGTCAAGCATCaggttttttaacaattttagaTATTCGTACTGGACTTATTATTGCATCTTGGAAAGGCCATGAATGTGAA ATATTACAATTAGAGGCAATTAATGAAACTACATTAATTAGTTCTTCACTAGATGAAACTATTGCTGTATGGAGTGCACTAGATGGGAAACTAAAATTTCATATGAA ggGCTCTACAGAACCAGTTCATTGCATGACTACGTATGAACAAGAATTAATTATAGGAACAACTGCAAATCGGATAGGAGTTTACACATCCATAGAAACAACAGCTTCATTTTCATCATCAAAATTAAAGTCTGATACTTTCAAAGGTCTCCTTACGACAATGGCGGTTCTCCCTCTTAATAGATTATTGCTATTAGGTGCAGATAATGGTGGAATAacattaatttgttaa